The Emys orbicularis isolate rEmyOrb1 chromosome 14, rEmyOrb1.hap1, whole genome shotgun sequence genome includes a region encoding these proteins:
- the SLC38A8 gene encoding solute carrier family 38 member 8, whose amino-acid sequence MEELARESIGLLAKPTLESGSPNLSSAGAVFIMLKSSLGAGLLNFPWAFNKAGGITTAVLVELGSLIFLISGLVILGYASSISTQSTYQGVVREICGSAIGKLCEICFILNLFMISVAFLRVVGDQLEKLCDSLYMNVTLSGEGPPPPQHWYTDYRFTLTALCALVIFPLSVPREIGFQKYTSILGTLAACYLTLVIIIKYYLRTEHVIMHEHHYSSRVSSLASMFSVIPTICFGFQCHEACIAIYSSMHNKKLSLWIVVSVLSMLFCLLIYSLTGLYGYLTFGADVAADILMSYPGNDLVIIIARLLFGISIITIYPIVLLLGRSVLQDVCLNDKCRSVVLLEPYERCTRIVLTMTWIIVTLVIALFVPDISDVISIIGGISAFFIFIFPGLCLVCAMETEPIEPRKKSCLIAWGVISILCGAFVFGQSTTIAVMELVYKF is encoded by the exons ATGGAGGAGTTGGCTAGAGAAAGCATTGGCTTGTTAGCTAAGCCTACTCTGGAGTCAGGTAGCCCAAACTTATCCTCTGCCGGGGCTGTCTTTATTATGCTGAAATCATCTCTTGGAGCAGGACTTCTTAATTTCCCATGGGCTTTCAATAAGGCTGGAGGGATCACTACAGCTGTTCTTGTGGAACTG GGCTCCTTAATATTCCTAATTAGCGGCCTAGTGATCCTGGGATATGCCTCCTCCATCAGCACCCAGTCCACGTACCAGGGCGTAGTCAGAGAAATCTGTGGGTCGGCCATTGGGAAGCTCTGCGAGATCTGCTTCATTTTAAATCTCTTCATGATTTCCGTAGCCTTCCTCAGAGTGGTGGGCGATCAGCTGGAAAAAT TATGTGACTCCCTCTACATGAATGTGACTCTGAGTGGAGAAGGgccacctcctccccagcactggtaTACAGATTACCGCTTCACCCTGACTGCCCTGTGTGCCCTGGTCATCTTCCCTCTGTCTGTTCCTAGGGAGATTGGGTTCCAGAAATACACCAG TATTTTAGGTACTTTGGCTGCTTGTTACCTGACCCTGGTGATTATAATAAAATACTACCTAAGAACGGAGCATGTTATCATGCATGAGCACCATTATTCCTCAAG GGTGTCTTCCTTGGCTTCCATGTTCAGTGTCATCCCAACGATCTGTTTTGGATTTCAG TGTCATGAAGCCTGCATAGCCATCTACAGCAGCATGCACAACAAGAAACTCTCCCTTTGGATCGTGGTGtctgtgctctccatgctctTCTGCCTGTTAATTTATTCTCTTACAG GGCTTTATGGCTATTTAACCTTTGGTGCTGATGTTGCTGCCGATATTCTGATGTCATACCCAGGAAATGACCTGGTCATCATTATAGCCCGGCTACTCTTTGGCATCTCCATCATTACCATCTACCCAATCGTTCTCCTGTTGGGGAG GTCTGTCCTACAGGATGTCTGCCTGAATGACAAGTGCAGGTCTGTCGTGCTCTTGGAGCCTTATGAGAGGTGTACGAGGATTGTGCTGACTATGACGTGGATCATAGTGACGCTCGTCATTGCTCTGTTTGTCCCCGACATCAGCGACGTCATCAGTATTATTGGTGGCATCAGCGCGTTCTTCATCTTCATCTTTCCAG GGCTATGTCTAGTATGTGCAATGGAAACGGAACCCATCGAACCAAGAAAAAA GTCCTGTTTGATTGCTTGGGGTGTCATCTCCATCCTCTGTGGCGCTTTTGTATTTGGCCAGAGCACCACCATTGCTGTCATGGAGCTGGTCTACAAATTCTAG